GGCTCACCCTGCCGCGCCACCCGGCGGCGCAGGTCGGCGCTCGACTCGGCGTACTGCGACACGATCTCGCTGAGCTTTCGGGCGGCGACCGGGATGTTCACGGCCCAGCCGACACCGAAGACTTTCTCCGAGAAGACCAGATCGCTGTCCGGCGCCCAGTACGCCTCGCGCAGGCGATCCAGCGTCGGGATCCGGAAGTCGTAGGGAACGACTCCCGCGACCTTGCCGTTCCAGGTACGCGCTTCGGGCGGTTTGCGTAGCTCCTGATAGATCGCTGCGGCGAACGCCGTCCACGCGAGCGTGCGGATGAGCTTCACGAGATCCTTCACTTGCGCACCACCTGAGCAGAGGTCGTGCCAGGCTTCGTAAGCCGCACGCCGTCCGCGCATTGTGGGCAATCTTCCGGAAGATGTGTGGGCATGTCGACGGTCCACAGCGCATGCAAGGGCACATCGAGCGTCGCTGAGCCACCGGAGCGATCAACGAGCACCGCCGCGCCCACGACGGGCGCGCCGGCGCGCCGCACCGCATCGATCGTCTCCTGAACGGAACCGCCGGTCGTCATGATGTCGTCGACGACGAGAACACGCTCTCCGGTGTCGAGCTCGAACCCGCGCCGGAACTCTCTGCCGCGACCGTTCTCGATCCGCTCGGCATAGACGGCGCGCAGGTCCATCTGGCGCGCGACCTCATGCGCGAGGATGATGCCGCCGGTCGTCGGTCCTGCGACGGTTCGCGGTGCGAGGGACCGTGCCCACGCCGCGATGTCGGCGCAGAGAGCGGCGGTGCGCACCGGCCACTGGAGTACCTGGAACTTCTCGAGGTAGCGCGACGAGTGCTTGCCCGACGCGAGGACGAAGTGTCCTTCGCGGAAGGCACCGGCTTCGCGGAAGATGAGCTCGACCTCGCGCGGCGTCACCATCGCGCGACAGTATCGCCGCATGGATGCTCATATGCTCCGCCCGTGCGTGCGCTCACGGTGATACCGGGTCGCGCGGGCTCCGGCGCGGTGCGCGACGTCCCCGAACCACAGGTCGCCGAAGGCGAGGTGCTCGTCGACGTCGTGCGCGTCGGGCTGTGCGGCACCGATGCGGAGATCGAACGCGGCGAGTACGGCCAGGCACCCGATGGTGCGGACGTGCTGGTGCTCGGTCATGAGAGCTTCGGACGTGTCGCGCGCGACGCGGGCGCCCTCAAGGCTGGGACGCCGGTCGTCGCGAGCGTCCGCCGCCCCGATGGCTGTCCGAATTGCCGCGCGGGCGAACAGGACATGTGTCTTTGGGGGCAGTTCCGCGAGCGCGGTATCAAGTCCCTTCACGGTTTTTGCGCGGAGCGTTTTGCGGAACGCAGCGATTACCTCTTCGTCGTGCCCGAGGCGATCGTCGACGTCGCCGTCCTCCTCGAGCCGCTCACCATCGCCGTAAAGGGATGGCGCCATCTCTCGACCGCGCAGCGTCGCATGACGGTATGGGAGCCGCGAACCGCCATCGTCGCGGGCGGCGGTCCGGTCGGGCTCCTCGCGGCGACGAAGCTTCGTCTTCAGGGTCTCGACGTCACCGTCGTCGAGCGCCAGCACAAGCCCGAGAAGGAGGCCCTGCTCGCGCGGATCGGGGCCGGCTACGCCGCGACGAGCGTCACGCCGCTGGCGAAGATCGCGGAACGCTCGAAACGCATCGATGTCGTGATCGAAGCGACCGGGAATTCCGCCGTCGCGTTCGAGTGCCTGCGGCTCGTTGGTGCGAACGGCGCCGCGCTCCTGACCAGCGTCACCGGGGCGAAGCGATCGCTCGAGGTGCCAGCGGATCTCATCAATCAGACGCTCGTGCTGAACAACGTGCTCGTGATCGGGACCGTGAACGGGAAGGCCGATGACTTCCGGCAGGGGATCTCCGACCTATCGGACGCAGAGCGCCGGTGGCCGGGGTTCCTCGGCGCGCTCATCACGCGACGGGTTCCGCTTGAGGACGCGGCACGCGCGTTGCCGCACGATCC
This window of the Candidatus Limnocylindria bacterium genome carries:
- the pyrE gene encoding orotate phosphoribosyltransferase, which encodes MVTPREVELIFREAGAFREGHFVLASGKHSSRYLEKFQVLQWPVRTAALCADIAAWARSLAPRTVAGPTTGGIILAHEVARQMDLRAVYAERIENGRGREFRRGFELDTGERVLVVDDIMTTGGSVQETIDAVRRAGAPVVGAAVLVDRSGGSATLDVPLHALWTVDMPTHLPEDCPQCADGVRLTKPGTTSAQVVRK
- a CDS encoding glucose 1-dehydrogenase; amino-acid sequence: MRALTVIPGRAGSGAVRDVPEPQVAEGEVLVDVVRVGLCGTDAEIERGEYGQAPDGADVLVLGHESFGRVARDAGALKAGTPVVASVRRPDGCPNCRAGEQDMCLWGQFRERGIKSLHGFCAERFAERSDYLFVVPEAIVDVAVLLEPLTIAVKGWRHLSTAQRRMTVWEPRTAIVAGGGPVGLLAATKLRLQGLDVTVVERQHKPEKEALLARIGAGYAATSVTPLAKIAERSKRIDVVIEATGNSAVAFECLRLVGANGAALLTSVTGAKRSLEVPADLINQTLVLNNVLVIGTVNGKADDFRQGISDLSDAERRWPGFLGALITRRVPLEDAARALPHDPSQIKTVVEVRA